One Coccinella septempunctata chromosome 1, icCocSept1.1, whole genome shotgun sequence DNA window includes the following coding sequences:
- the LOC123318060 gene encoding glutamate-rich WD repeat-containing protein 1, producing the protein MSDSEKMDVCHDGTESEDESVAENENESPVKKDVYLPGKPLEEGEELVCDQSAYVMLHQARTGAPCLSFDVIEDNLGVNRENFPLTCYIVAGTQGHQNHVNNVVVMKLHNLHKTIEEEDEEDDELSDNEDEIQEPKFAAASIKHQGGVNRIRSYKYNNITLAASWSELGRVNIWDLTEQLQAVDDGELLKVYNNQNKSHSTKPLFTFSGHQKEGFSMDWSPTMPGVLATGDCRRDIHIWTPSESNSWSVDQRPLIGHTDSVEDLQWSPEERHVLASCSVDRTIRIWDTRSSPNEACKLIVKEAHKNDVNVINWNKGEPFILSGGDDGFLHIWDLRSIRSEKPLASFKHHLGPITTVEWSPVDPAVFASGGEDNQIALWDLSVEKEDEPSSEDIEDLPPQLMFIHQGQTNIKELHWHPQLTNVIISTAESGFNIFRTISF; encoded by the exons ATGTCTGATAGTGAAAAAATGGATGTATGCCACGATGGAACTGAGAGCGAGGATGAAAGTGTTGCAGAAAATGAAAACGAGTCGCCAGTCAAGAAAGATGTGTACCTACCCGGAAAGCCTCTTGAAGAAGGTGAAGAATTAGTTTGCGATCAATCAGCTTATGTTATGTTGCATCAAGCAAGAACGGGAGCCCCATGCTTAAGTTTTGATGTAATTGAGGATAATCTTGGAGTCAACCGCGAGAATTTTCCACTGACCTGTTATATTGTTGCTGGTACTCAAGGACATCAAAACCATGTGAATAATGTCGTTGTTATGAAATTGCATAATTTACACAAAACTATTGAAGAAGAAGATGAGGAAGATGATGAATTATCAGATAATGAAGATGAAATTCAAGAACCAAAATTTGCTGCTGCTTCTATCAAACACCAAGGTGGTGTTAATAGAATCAGG AGCTATAAATACAATAATATTACCCTGGCTGCAAGTTGGAGTGAACTTGGGAGGGTAAATATTTGGGATCTTACAGAACAGTTACAAGCTGTGGATGATGGTGAATTACTCAAAGTGTATAATAACCAGAATAAATCTCATTCTACAAAACCACTATTCACATTTAGTGGCCACCAGAAAGAAGGATTCTCCATGGATTGGTCTCCTACTATGCCAGGG GTTCTAGCAACTGGAGATTGTAGAAGGGATATACATATTTGGACACCTTCTGAAAGTAACAGCTGGTCAGTAGATCAGAGGCCATTAATTGGTCATACAGATTCTGTTGAAGATTTACAATGGTCTCCAGAAGAGAGACATGTGTTAGCATCTTGTTCAGTAGATAGAACTATAAGAATTTGGGATACAAGATCATCGCCAAATGAAGCATGCAAGTTGATAGTTAAAGAGGCACACAAAAATGATGTAAATGTTATAAATTGGAATAAGGGCGAACCTTTCATTCTCAGTG GTGGGGATGACGGTTTTCTGCACATATGGGATTTGAGAAGTATTCGCAGTGAAAAGCCATTGGCAAGCTTCAAACATCATTTGGGCCCAATTACAACTGTTGAATGGAGTCCTGTAGATCCTGCAGTCTTTGCTTCAGGAGGAGAAGATAACCAAATAGCTTTATGGGATTTATCTGTGGAAAAAGAAGATGAACCCTCAAGTGAAGATATTGAA GACTTACCACCACAACTGATGTTTATTCATCAAGGACAAACAAACATCAAAGAATTACATTGGCATCCGCAACTGACAAATGTTATCATAAGTACAGCTGAAAGTGGTTTTAATATATTCAGAACTATCAGTTTTTAA
- the LOC123318047 gene encoding mismatch repair endonuclease PMS2, whose product MAKNENFSHGLIKPISNDVVHQICSGQVILTLAVAVKELVENSIDAGATIIDITLKEYGSESIEVCDNGAGVLEDNFQALTLKHYTSKIDKFSDLQFLETLGFRGEALSSLCALADLSILTKHSSTEQAKRIKYNKEGQIVEVSLAARQIGTSVKLENLFSTLPVRRKEFMKNLKREFNKMSQLLYAYCLVSKGIKFTCTNITNNKRNVVVATQGHHKVRENIISVFGAKQISSLIEIDLIRPNQDILNEYSIKLGDDEELPFEMEFLVSSVIHGNGRSSTDRQFFYVNSRPVEPTKIIKLVNQIYKQFNSNQYPFVYLNILVKSSIVDVNVTPDKRQIFLEKEKLFLASLKASLLESFKLFPSQVPLENQDISKLLSLNNSNCEGKRMKRSLTDSPETNKDFLNSFRKKHKSDGEIFSFKNSSFSTSQLKLEEEKKDSLTKISSKSEFERNISDLSSEASLPSTSDLKSCEFIKERRMKENIVNYEFKEYERDRSENKTDTVNKNLNGNLRSEKNSEITGTKEDIESFSSEENTIHAKKKEIKDNEIVNIILDTPVKSTKNRKTVPCDVTLQCIRKSIIKRQNAESKSNDVKIKFRSTIAPENNKKAEEELQKQLSKHDFCNMEVIGQFNLGFIITRLGNDLFIIDQHATDEKYNFEQLQSFTVLQKQVLVNSKSLELTAGNESILIENEEIFRKNGFHFKIDENAPMTKKVLLTAVPVSQNYVFGKDDIDEMLFMLKDSSHTMCRPSRVRAMFASRACRKSVMIGKSLSKKDMKTLVEHMGEIDQPWNCPHGRPTIRHLINMDLINNDEI is encoded by the exons ATGGCAAAGAATGAGAACTTTTCTCACGGTTTGATAAAACCGATAAGCAACGATGTTGTTCATCAAATATGCTCGGGCCAG GTAATTTTAACATTAGCAGTCGCCGTGAAAGAATTAGTGGAAAATTCTATAGATGCTGGTGCTACAATAATTGATATAACTCTAAAGGAATATGGTTCCGAAAGTATTGAAGTATGTGATAATGGGGCAGGTGTTTTAGAGGACAATTTTCAAGCTTTGA cTTTAAAACATTACACTTCAAAAATTGATAAGTTCTCAGACCTTCAGTTTTTAGAGACCCTAGGTTTTCGTGGTGAAGCACTTAGTTCACTATGTGCTCTGGCTGATTTATCTATACTAACAAAACATTCTTCAACTGAACAGGCCAAAAGAATCAAATACAATAAAGAAGGTCAAATAGTTGAAGTATCTTTAGCTGCAAGACAGATTGGTACCTCTGTTAAATTAGAGAATTTGTTTTCAACATTACCTGTCCGTAGAAAGgaattcatgaaaaatctaaaaagGGAATTCAATAAGATGTCTCAATTATTATATGCTTACTGTTTGGTTTCCAAAGGTATTAA GTTCACTTGTACCAATATTACTAACAACAAGAGAAATGTTGTAGTAGCAACACAAGGCCATCATAAGGTTAGAGAAAATATCATAAGTGTTTTTGGTGCAAAACAGATCTCATCATTGATAGAGATTGATTTGATCCGACCAAATCAAGATATATTGAATGAATATAGTATCAAGTTAGGTGATGACGAAGAATTGCCATTTGAGATGGAATTTCTTGTTTCAAGCGTCATTCATGGCAATGGACGTAGTTCAACAGACagacaatttttttatgttaattcACGTCCAGTAGAGCCAACTAAAATTATAAAATTGGTCAATCAAATTTataaacagttcaattcaaatcAGTATCCCTTTGTATATCTCAATATATTGGTGAAAAGTTCCATTGTAGATGTCAATGTAACACCAGATAAGAGACAAATTTTCttggaaaaagaaaaattatttttggctTCTTTAAAAGCATCATTGTTGGAATCGTTCAAATTATTCCCATCACAAGTACCTTTGGAAAATCAAGACATTTCTAAGCTACTGTCTTTGAATAATTCTAATTGTGAAGGAAAAAGAATGAAACGCAGTTTAACAGACTCTCCAGAAACAAATAAAGACTTTTTGAATAGCTTCAGGAAAAAGCACAAAAGTGAtggtgaaatattttcatttaaaaatagCTCATTTTCCACTTCTCAATTAAAACttgaagaagagaaaaaagattcattaacaAAGATTTCCTCTAAGTCAGAGTTTGAAAGAAATATATCAGATTTATCTTCGGAAGCATCATTACCATCTACTTCTGATTTGAAATCATGTGAATTTATCAAAGAAAGGAGAATGAAGGAGAATATAGTAAATTATGAGTTCAAGGAATATGAGAGGGATAGAAGTGAAAACAAAACTGATACTGTAAATAAAAACTTGAATGGAAACCTAAGATCTGAGAAAAATTCAGAAATCACTggaacaaaagaagatataGAATCTTTTTCATCTGAAGAGAATACAATACAcgcaaaaaaaaaggaaatcaaAGATAATGAAATTGTGAATATTATTCTAGATACCCCAGTGAAAAGTACCAAAAATAGGAAAACTGTTCCGTGTGATGTAACTTTGCAATGTATTCGCAAATCAATAATAAAGAGGCAAAATGCAGAATCAAAATCAAATgatgtgaaaataaaatttagATCAACCATTGCaccagaaaataataaaaaagcaGAGGAAGAACTTCAGAAGCAATTATCGAAACATGATTTTTGCAATATGGAAGTCATAGGTCAGTTTAATTTAGGTTTTATCATAACAAGACTGGGCAATGATTTGTTCATCATAGATCAACATGCAAcagatgaaaaatataattttgaacaATTACAGTCTTTTACAGTGTTACAAAAACAAGTATTAGTAAA tTCAAAATCGTTGGAACTTACGGCTGGAAATGAAAGCATACTtatagaaaatgaagaaatttttaggAAAAATGGATTTCATTTCAAGATCGATGAAAATG CCCCTATGACAAAAAAAGTATTATTGACTGCTGTACCTGTGAGCCAAAACTATGTCTTTGGTAAAGATGATATAGATGAAATGTTATTTATGCTGAAG GATTCCAGTCACACTATGTGTAGACCATCAAGAGTGCGGGCTATGTTTGCGTCTAGAGCATGTAGAAAATCAGTCATGATTGGCAAATCATTATCAAAAAAAGATATGAAAACGCTGGTTGAGCATATGGGAGAAATAGATCAACCATGG aattgtcCCCATGGTCGCCCAACAATACGACACCTCATCAACATGGATCTCATTAATAAtgatgaaatttga
- the LOC123318067 gene encoding nurim homolog produces MNLKNSIFDSGKCAISLIGLVSAFYSVINLMIFLSDPYQYRPANYPRQDERITNCLWMLLVDMVLLALFIGQHSILASDKLKIYFEKYGILDIYRSFYIITSAICLQILFTFWFPILEVTLWQLNLNYKPVWYTYYGIHILAWIFIYVGNVCMDINELLGIKQVIYSIKNLPGSNKTKSQELRKLCSHINHPSFTAFILLFWTTPVMSLDRLVLAVIFTIYLMIGCKTDQSDYTYHKAQYFLKCQELRYLKS; encoded by the exons atgaatttgaaaaatagcatttttgatTCAGGAAAATGTGCAATAAGCCTCATCGGATTGGTTTCTGCATTCTACAGTGTTATaaatttgatgatatttttaTCAGACCCATACCAATATCGTCCAGCAAATTATCCTCGACAAG atgaaaGGATAACCAATTGTTTGTGGATGCTTCTAGTGGATATGGTCCTACTTGCACTCTTCATAGGGCAACATTCGATTTTAGCcagtgataaattgaaaatatattttgagaaatatggCATTCTAGACATATACAGAAGTTTTTATATTATTACTTCTGCTATATGTCTCCAG ATTCTTTTCACATTTTGGTTTCCCATATTGGAAGTAACATTGTGGCAATTAAATCTCAATTATAAACCAGTATGGTATACATATTATGGTATTCATATACTAGCCTGGATTTTTATTTATGTTGGAAATGTTTGTATGGATATAAATGAGTTACTGGGTATCAAGCAG gtaatttattctataaaaaACCTTCCTGGCTCTAATAAAACAAAATCCCAGGAGTTGAGGAAACTATGCTCCCATATCAACCACCCTAGTTTTACAGCATTCATTTTATTGTTTTGGACAACACCTGTCATGAG cttgGACAGATTGGTTTTAGCAGTTATATTCACTATTTATCTAATGATTGGTTGCAAGACTGATCAAAGTGACTATACCTACCATAAGGCACAGTATTTCCTCAAATGTCAAGAGTTGAGGTATTTGAAGTCTTGA
- the LOC123322537 gene encoding uncharacterized protein LOC123322537 isoform X5 encodes MAKRVRYDSVRKYESSEDSEDTNGCNQSEESSDPGIDIQKFKSNRKPKCFSKNAEMARQNRLKKKIHLAKLEKKVEILKKEKNDLTNIIDRQSTMLYDLKKEEWRYY; translated from the exons ATGGCGAAACGTGTAAGATACGATTCTGTGAGAAAATACGAATCATCAGAAGATAGTGAGGATACAAATGGATGTAACCAG TCTGAAGAAAGCAGCGACCCGGGTATAgacattcaaaaatttaaatctAATCGCAAACCGAaatgtttttcgaaaaatgctgAAATGGCCCGACAGaatcgtttgaagaaaaaaattcatcttgcaaaacttgaaaaaaaagtcGAAATCCTGAAGAAGGAGAAAAATGATCTGACTAACATTATTGATAGACAGTCTACTATGCTATATGATCTGAAGAAAGAA GAGTGGAGATACTACTGA
- the LOC123322537 gene encoding uncharacterized protein LOC123322537 isoform X4 produces MAKRVRYDSVRKYESSEDSEDTNGCNQSEESSDPGIDIQKFKSNRKPKCFSKNAEMARQNRLKKKIHLAKLEKKVEILKKEKNDLTNIIDRQSTMLYDLKKEVRYLKGVLANSSDIRTLVKNIHATTGLPVSSSLDSSLKEWRYY; encoded by the exons ATGGCGAAACGTGTAAGATACGATTCTGTGAGAAAATACGAATCATCAGAAGATAGTGAGGATACAAATGGATGTAACCAG TCTGAAGAAAGCAGCGACCCGGGTATAgacattcaaaaatttaaatctAATCGCAAACCGAaatgtttttcgaaaaatgctgAAATGGCCCGACAGaatcgtttgaagaaaaaaattcatcttgcaaaacttgaaaaaaaagtcGAAATCCTGAAGAAGGAGAAAAATGATCTGACTAACATTATTGATAGACAGTCTACTATGCTATATGATCTGAAGAAAGAAGTAAGATATTTAAAAGGAGTTTTAGCTAATAGTTCTGATATTCGTACATTAGTGAAAAACATCCATGCAACAACTGGATTGCCTGTTTCATCATCATTGGACAGTTCTTTGAAG GAGTGGAGATACTACTGA
- the LOC123322537 gene encoding uncharacterized protein LOC123322537 isoform X1, whose protein sequence is MAKRVRYDSVRKYESSEDSEDTNGCNQSEESSDPGIDIQKFKSNRKPKCFSKNAEMARQNRLKKKIHLAKLEKKVEILKKEKNDLTNIIDRQSTMLYDLKKEVRYLKGVLANSSDIRTLVKNIHATTGLPVSSSLDSSLKVGTDSTNGECGNSIVKEETLLSESSCVGFNNFGDYLGSDHLFDVDNDLFSYMETGEFEQNLEKPQQESPTIEHNYTSKLLENESYGICLHVCKNKVSLELCSLCEENARMYST, encoded by the exons ATGGCGAAACGTGTAAGATACGATTCTGTGAGAAAATACGAATCATCAGAAGATAGTGAGGATACAAATGGATGTAACCAG TCTGAAGAAAGCAGCGACCCGGGTATAgacattcaaaaatttaaatctAATCGCAAACCGAaatgtttttcgaaaaatgctgAAATGGCCCGACAGaatcgtttgaagaaaaaaattcatcttgcaaaacttgaaaaaaaagtcGAAATCCTGAAGAAGGAGAAAAATGATCTGACTAACATTATTGATAGACAGTCTACTATGCTATATGATCTGAAGAAAGAAGTAAGATATTTAAAAGGAGTTTTAGCTAATAGTTCTGATATTCGTACATTAGTGAAAAACATCCATGCAACAACTGGATTGCCTGTTTCATCATCATTGGACAGTTCTTTGAAGGTAGGTACTGATAGTACCAATGGGGAGTGTGGAAATTCAATAGTTAAGGAAGAAACACTGTTGTCTGAATCCAGTTGTGTAGGTTTTAATAATTTTGGTGATTATTTAGGATCCGATCACCTGTTTGATGTTGACAATGACTTATTTTCATACATGGAAACAGGAGAGTTTGAGCAAAACCTTGAAAAACCTCAACAAGAATCTCCTACAATAGAACATAATTACACAAGTAAATTGCTTGAAAATGAAAGTTATGGAATTTGTCTTCATGTTTGTAAAAACAAGGTTTCTTTGGAGTTATGTTCATTATGTGAAGAGAATGCAAGAATGTACTCGACTTGA
- the LOC123322537 gene encoding uncharacterized protein LOC123322537 isoform X3 — MAKRVRYDSVRKYESSEDSEDTNGCNQSEESSDPGIDIQKFKSNRKPKCFSKNAEMARQNRLKKKIHLAKLEKKVEILKKEKNDLTNIIDRQSTMLYDLKKEVRYLKGVLANSSDIRTLVKNIHATTGLPVSSSLDSSLKESLSKTLKNLNKNLLQ, encoded by the exons ATGGCGAAACGTGTAAGATACGATTCTGTGAGAAAATACGAATCATCAGAAGATAGTGAGGATACAAATGGATGTAACCAG TCTGAAGAAAGCAGCGACCCGGGTATAgacattcaaaaatttaaatctAATCGCAAACCGAaatgtttttcgaaaaatgctgAAATGGCCCGACAGaatcgtttgaagaaaaaaattcatcttgcaaaacttgaaaaaaaagtcGAAATCCTGAAGAAGGAGAAAAATGATCTGACTAACATTATTGATAGACAGTCTACTATGCTATATGATCTGAAGAAAGAAGTAAGATATTTAAAAGGAGTTTTAGCTAATAGTTCTGATATTCGTACATTAGTGAAAAACATCCATGCAACAACTGGATTGCCTGTTTCATCATCATTGGACAGTTCTTTGAAG GAGAGTTTGAGCAAAACCTTGAAAAACCTCAACAAGAATCTCCTACAATAG
- the LOC123322537 gene encoding uncharacterized protein LOC123322537 isoform X2, producing the protein MAKRVRYDSVRKYESSEDSEDTNGCNQSEESSDPGIDIQKFKSNRKPKCFSKNAEMARQNRLKKKIHLAKLEKKVEILKKEKNDLTNIIDRQSTMLYDLKKEVRYLKGVLANSSDIRTLVKNIHATTGLPVSSSLDSSLKDPITCLMLTMTYFHTWKQESLSKTLKNLNKNLLQ; encoded by the exons ATGGCGAAACGTGTAAGATACGATTCTGTGAGAAAATACGAATCATCAGAAGATAGTGAGGATACAAATGGATGTAACCAG TCTGAAGAAAGCAGCGACCCGGGTATAgacattcaaaaatttaaatctAATCGCAAACCGAaatgtttttcgaaaaatgctgAAATGGCCCGACAGaatcgtttgaagaaaaaaattcatcttgcaaaacttgaaaaaaaagtcGAAATCCTGAAGAAGGAGAAAAATGATCTGACTAACATTATTGATAGACAGTCTACTATGCTATATGATCTGAAGAAAGAAGTAAGATATTTAAAAGGAGTTTTAGCTAATAGTTCTGATATTCGTACATTAGTGAAAAACATCCATGCAACAACTGGATTGCCTGTTTCATCATCATTGGACAGTTCTTTGAAG GATCCGATCACCTGTTTGATGTTGACAATGACTTATTTTCATACATGGAAACAGGAGAGTTTGAGCAAAACCTTGAAAAACCTCAACAAGAATCTCCTACAATAG
- the LOC123321739 gene encoding cytochrome c oxidase assembly factor 3, mitochondrial codes for MSTANENPKFDKTKIGKLELELMKLIEHQNRDRAVKIQTIRRKNRITGALLGAAVLGIYGYSIYAVKQETFLDDFDEPAKIIEEKN; via the coding sequence ATGTCGACAGCTaatgaaaatccaaaatttGATAAAACTAAAATTGGTAAATTGGAATTAGAACTTATGAAACTAATTGAACATCAAAACCGAGATAGAGCTGTTAAAATCCAAACAATCCGAAGAAAAAATAGGATTACTGGTGCATTACTGGGTGCAGCAGTTCTTGGAATATATGGTTATTCTATTTATGCGGTAAAGCAAGAAACGTTTCTGGATGATTTTGATGAACCCGCAAAAATAATAGAGGAAAAGAATTGA
- the LOC123321734 gene encoding dimethyladenosine transferase 1, mitochondrial: MTSLRLPPLPTIKDLIKLYKLRALKQLSQNFLLDERITDKIVRAAGNINNHVVLEVGPGPGSITRSILKKNPSKLILVEKDPRFLPILQILQEACEGKVDINLHIGDIRSYDFNNGLKHAQSSDWYGVPPPIHLIGNLPFSVSTILLVEWLHSISEREAAWKFGRTSMTLTFQKEVAERMVAPPGHKQRCRLSVICQLWCEVQNKFLIPGRAFLPKPDVDVGVVTLKPLKYPLTNIPFKMAEKILRNIFNMRQKYSFKGASRLFPEEMRDELVSRMYFIADLDPQIRPFQITNDEYCRLFYAYKVISDDHPEILEYDSRAQKKKIEHSV, encoded by the exons ATGACTTCCCTACGTTTACCCCCTCTTCCTACTATAAAAGATTTAATTAAGTTATATAAGTTGCGAGCCTTGAAACAACTGTCTCAAAATTTTCTTTTGGATGAAAGAATAACTGATAAAATTGTCAGAGCTGCTGGTAATATTAATAATCATGTTGTGTTAGAAGTTGGTCCAGGTCCAGGAAGTATAACTAGATCCATCTTGAAAAAAAACCCTAGTAAACTTATTCTTGTTGAAAAAGATCCCAGATTCTTACCAATCTTACAGATTCTTCAAGAAGCATGTGAAGGCAAGGTGGATATCAATTTACATATTGGTGATATTAGATCATACGACTTCAACAATGGTTTGAAACATGCCCAGTCTAGTGATTGGTATGGTGTTCCACCACCTATCCATTTAATTGGTAATCTACCATTCAGTGTTTCCACGATTCTTCTAGTGGAGTGGTTACACTCAATATCAGAAAGAGAAGCAGCTTGGAAATTTGGTCGAACTTCAATGACTTTAACTTTTCAGAAAGAAGTTGCAGAGAGAATGGTTGCACCACCTGGTCATAAACAACGTTGTAg GTTATCAGTAATTTGCCAATTATGGTGTGAAGTTCAGAATAAATTTTTAATTCCTGGAAGAGCCTTCTTGCCTAAACCAGATGTTGATGTAGGTGTGGTAACTTTAAAACCACTGAAGTATCCCCTCACCAATATTCCTTTCAAAATGGCTGAAAAAATTTTaaggaatattttcaatatgcgccaaaaatattcattcaaggGAGCTTCAAGACTATTTCCAGAAGAAATGAGGGATGAATTAG tttctagAATGTATTTCATTGCCGATTTAGACCCACAAATAAGGCCTTTCCAGATAACAAATGATGAATATTGTAGATTGTTCTATGCTTACAAGGTTATCAGTGATGATCATCCAGAAATATTAGAATACGATTCAAgagctcaaaaaaaaaagatagaacATAGTGTTTGA
- the LOC123322940 gene encoding uncharacterized protein LOC123322940 — protein sequence MAGRDGIPPDRKDKQPSKSDSNNESEGKDQIVKLDLGDDNLRKHDNHRLGNHNTGAGTSSGDCSRREENPFSLKHFLRSDSSYQNKGARPKVYCDGRPVKSVLDTQQGQLITDNPSILPDFVQDHLVIEQSYLSNGPTQNYNAGVQLPDFAQNSFGCRQNIELNASNMETSGDIAGSIRPQADFPLDLPLNSGRPGTSNEVAVSKSLPDFLNDGAVRSQNPDNLSGSQSPEIPDRLHRELDLLRQQLTEQTNRADMLKRELEETRNQENRYKQHLIETLEQLEENLKRCNRRASTAEATVSTLRQEITLLKKENRALKAENLAWGCMEGATGGPPNQTPNHSQRLAQELRNAASSAEASLRQLLSGVDNLRLMASTLENMHRIEESNEPFLSSDENSGPAL from the exons ATGGCAGGTCGAGATGGAATACCTCCAGATAGAAAAGATAAACAACCCTCGAAATCTGACTCGAATAATGAATCGGAAGGAAAAGATCAAATCGTAAAATTAGATTTGGGAGACGATAATTTGAGGAAACATGATAATCACAGGTTAGGAAATCACAACACAGGAGCAG GAACAAGCTCAGGAGACTGCAGTAGAAGAGAAGAAAATCCGTTTTCATTAAAACACTTCTTGAGAAGTGATTCCAGTTACCAGAATAAGGGTGCTCGTCCCAAAGTTTATTGTGATGGTCGTCCTGTGAAATCTGTGTTAGATACACAGCAGGGTCAGCTTATTACTGATAATCCCTCAATTTTACCTGATTTTGTTCAGGATCATCTAGTCATAGAACAGAGTTATTTATCTAATGGGCCAACTCAAAACTATAATGCAGGTGTACAATTACCAGATTTTGCACAGAACAGTTTTGGATGTAGGCAAAATATTGAGTTAAATGCCTCAAATATGGAGACTAGTGGTGATATAGCAGGGTCTATAAGGCCTCAAGCGGATTTTCCACTTGATTTGCCATTAAATTCTGGAAGACCAGGAACTTCAAATGAG GTTGCAGTTTCAAAGAGTCTTCCCGATTTTTTAAATGATGGTGCGGTTCGTTCTCAAAATCCTGACAATCTGTCTGGTAGTCAAAGTCCAGAAATTCCAGATCGATTACATAGGGAATTGGATCTACTCAGACAACAACTGACTGAACAAACTAATAGAGCAGATATGTTAAAAAGAGAACTGGAGGAGACTAGAAACCAGGAAAACCGATATAAGCAACATTTGATTGAAACTTTAGAACAGTTGGAAGAGAATTTAAAGAGATGTAAT AGAAGGGCATCCACAGCAGAAGCCACTGTTTCCACACTTCGACAGGAAATAACCTTGCTAAAG AAGGAAAATAGAGCACTCAAAGCAGAGAATTTAGCATGGGGATGTATGGAAGGTGCTACAGGAGGACCACCAAACCAGACGCCTAATCACTCCCAAAGACTAGCCCAAGAATTAAGAAATGCTGCTAGTTCAGCAGAGGCTTCCCTGAG GCAACTTCTTTCTGGGGTTGATAACTTGAGACTAATGGCTTCTACTTTAGAAAATATGCATCGAATTGAAGAAAGCAATGAACCATTTTTGAGTTCAGATGAAAATAGTGGACCTGCACTCTGA